The genome window CCGGGTTACGGATCTTTTGCAACGCAGCGGGGATGGTAATGAGCTTCTGCACAACGGAGCCCAGACGCTCAAGATAGTAGTCCCAGTCAATCACAGTACGAGGATCCATATCGCCGGGGTCATCTTTAAGCCACTTGCGCAAGAAGAAACGCTTTACGTTCTCCTCAGCAGAGAAAATCGCCACTGGAATGGCTCGTTCAGTGACAGGAGTATTCCGTGGCTTGGATGAAATGATGTATTTGCAGTTTAGGCCCTTGTCCTTCACCATCTGCTCACCCAGGAACTCTGCCAGACGCCGTGCAGTTGTGATAGACGTTGACTTCTGGTTTCCATACTCTTCAAGTGTCTTCGTCATGCTCCTGTTCTCCGAAATGAGATCGATAAGTTCTTCGTCGGCCAAAGTTGCACCGTGTTCGTAAAGTACATCCAACCATCGGTCAGCCACCTTAGCCACTGCGGCATACGTCTCAGTAAGATTTGTGCCTTCCAGGAAGAATCGGAAGATTTGAGTTTGGAAAATCTTGATCAGTTTCAGCTCTCCACGACGTTTGACCTCGAAACCCTTCAGTTCCGCCAGTGAGCCGTCATGGTTGAAAACTGCATAACGtttcttcaagttcttgtcttcctcctttGAGGTTGGCAAGATCATGGCTCTGTACGGACCATCGACTTCGAAGAAGATAGAGTTCTCACTGTTTCTGTCGTATCTGAATGTAGCAGGGTCGACCAGAGTCTGGTATTGATGATTTGTGTAGCTTCCGTGGACAAGGTGGTTCAGCATGACACAAGGATATGAGATACCCAGCTTCTTGCCGTTTTTTAGGGTGAATGAAAAGTTCTCTGGGAACGAGCCCGGCAACATACACCAGATACCATCAGTGTCGAGTTCCAGGGGTCGTCCAATGCGTTCAACTAGCTCTCTTGCCATCTGAATGATGCGAGCACCAGTCAGACACGTAACACCAGCCATTTCCATAGAATACCATCGAGATCCCTTTCTCATGACATAACCATAGAAACTGTTAAGAATGACTTTGTGGGCAAGCTGTAAGGAATCATAGAGGACGATCATCTTTTtggcctcttccacctctgCAGCTGATGCGCCTGAAGATTTGAGAGCATCAGTCTTGCCTTTCCAGACCTTCTGCTTTCCTTTGAAATCGTATCTTCGGTCACGGAAACTGCGGACAGTGTCGACATAGAATGGGTTCTCTCGCTGACAAATAATGGCTTCCCTGACCATTGTTTTGCTATCGTGAATCTTGTGGTAAATCTTTTTGCTGTAATCCTGCAGTCGCTTTTTGACGATGCCGGCTTGTTCTTCGATGCTCATATCACCGAAGGACCTCATCGGGCTATTCTTGTGCTTTCCAGGGAACCTCTCATTTGCAACAGCCTGACGAATCATGTTGTACTCGTCGCGCTTGGCCGGAAGAAATTCACCTCTCCATGCCCATGGCATTCGCCTATCGCATGACTTTCCGGGTCGGTTGAAGTCACAAGCGGCACAGTTCGACTCTTGTATCATGGAGTCAGGCTGCAGTCGATTGGTGATCATGATATTCGGATACATAGATGCAACGTCCAAGTGATAGATAAAGGGCACTTCATCCCTGTGTGGTCTCTCTTTGAGGTCAATCAACTTGTCCGCAATTTGCTTCTTAACTTCCTCGTAGTTCGTAACATCGTCCATCGactttttctcttctaccTCGATACTGAACTTCAACGCCGCATCCAGATCGCGGAGGAGCTCGTCTATCGCTGAAGGCTGCACGTTGAACGTAACAGGGATATCGCTTCGAAACACACCGGCTTCAATACTCTCGACGTGTCCTCCGACATACGTTTCTGATTCGAGTAGATGTCCTTCGTAGAAGGATTCCGGGGGGTCTTTGTGCTTGTTCGGCAGGACGATGTTTCCTTGATACGCCTGCACCATGAGCAGCATCTCACATAGAGTTCCAGTTCCTTTTCTCAGCGTGTCGTCGGGGTTGATAGGAAGAATCGTACACAGGGAGAAAATGAAAGGATGGACATATTTCATGTAGAGGTAGTATGTGGCGACGGCATCGGAAACGGAATATTCTGCCAGGGTCTGAGGGCGTTCGCTTGCGTATGGAGTCATCAGCTCTGGGTCGAGTTCGTCGGGATCGTATCCAAGCTTTGCGACAGTAACAGCTTTCAAACCGCGACTTCCCTGGGGCAAATAACTATCACGGTTCACCCAGGCAAAACAATCCATGTGAACACAGTGGTCACTTTGGTAGATATCCTCGCTGTTCTTGCGGAAACCAATCTCTCTGTACATGTCGATGCCGAGAACGCTAGCCCTAGCTTCCACGAAAGGCCAATCGAAAAAGTCACCGTTATAGGTAGCAATGACAGTAGGCTTCGCTTCTTTGATATGTTCGAAGAATCGCTCTAGAACACCGCGTTCGTCGGGTTCGTTGAAGATCATGAAAGGACCACTGTACTCTGGCTTGGGCGTGTATTCGAAATCATTAATGTCTTCGGATACGATCTCACGGTTGGTAATTAGAAATCCTTGCCCGTCGATCATGTAGGATATCATCATGATCTGGTCAATCACGGAGTCGGGGAATTTCAGCGGTAGCTTGGTTGTCTCGATATCGAATGCTAGAACGACAGGGTCGGCTCGCGTGAGTCGTTCTTCTATACAGGTCAATGAGATAACGCCATGCTTCGCCTCTACTGTATACCATTTTCCTATTCGGATGTCTTGAAGCCGTTAGCGACGTGAAGAGATTACATATGATGAGTACACATACCCTTGTCAATCGAGACTCGAACATGATAAGGAACATCATATTCTCGAATATCAATAATGAAGTCGCTCGCGTTCATAGTAGCATTAGATCGTGATTCATTAATAAGTTCATCGTCAAAAAGGTCAAACCCAGCATTTGCGCTATAGACATCAGTCAGCCCGAACTCCCAAGACATAAATTTCAGATCAATGCAAGTACCTGGAGATCTCCATATAAGTATCCATCACATTTacattcttcttgttcttctccgccagaggaagaagtgtTTTGCGAACTTCCAACAAGTGGCTCACACTCGCAAAGTTGAGTTGGAGAAATGTCCGTTTGTACCCAAGCAGATGATTTGGCAGCTTGAGATCCTCTTTCTCCACCCGCGTTATCTTCTTGATGAGCCCTTCAAACGCCCTCCGACACCAATCCTCGACCTCAGTTTCACGGCCCTTCTTCACAGCAATTAAGAAATATGGGTCGTATTCAACAGTTGCCTTGAAACTcccacctccatcttcgaGAAAGTAGTAATCCACGCCGGCGCGTCCTCCGGGGACATTCGGATCTTCTATGGAGGTACTGTGCATGTTGATGAGCCAGCCGACTCGTTTTTCGCCGGACTCAAACCGAGGGAACCCCAAGGATTCATCGATGCTGTTGGCCAGCCGAATTGCCTCGAATTTCTCATCTTGAGAGGTTGCTTCAGTGGATCGGAGGGACGAGAACTCGATTGTCTTCGTTCTTTTGGGGTTAAAGGAGGCCGCGCTTGATCGGAACTTGTTCCCAAACTTGCTGGGTTTTCTTGAAGGCATTGCGACGGCGACGCGCCCACTGGCCGGG of Aspergillus luchuensis IFO 4308 DNA, chromosome 7, nearly complete sequence contains these proteins:
- the POL2 gene encoding DNA polymerase epsilon catalytic subunit POL2 (BUSCO:EOG092600W1;~COG:L;~EggNog:ENOG410PGZD;~InterPro:IPR012337,IPR006172,IPR029703,IPR036397, IPR013697,IPR043502,IPR042087,IPR006133,IPR006134;~PFAM:PF03104,PF10108,PF08490,PF00136;~go_component: GO:0005634 - nucleus [Evidence IEA];~go_component: GO:0008622 - epsilon DNA polymerase complex [Evidence IEA];~go_function: GO:0000166 - nucleotide binding [Evidence IEA];~go_function: GO:0003676 - nucleic acid binding [Evidence IEA];~go_function: GO:0003677 - DNA binding [Evidence IEA];~go_function: GO:0003887 - DNA-directed DNA polymerase activity [Evidence IEA];~go_function: GO:0008270 - zinc ion binding [Evidence IEA];~go_process: GO:0006260 - DNA replication [Evidence IEA];~go_process: GO:0006281 - DNA repair [Evidence IEA]); this encodes MPSRKPSKFGNKFRSSAASFNPKRTKTIEFSSLRSTEATSQDEKFEAIRLANSIDESLGFPRFESGEKRVGWLINMHSTSIEDPNVPGGRAGVDYYFLEDGGGSFKATVEYDPYFLIAVKKGRETEVEDWCRRAFEGLIKKITRVEKEDLKLPNHLLGYKRTFLQLNFASVSHLLEVRKTLLPLAEKNKKNVNVMDTYMEISSANAGFDLFDDELINESRSNATMNASDFIIDIREYDVPYHVRVSIDKDIRIGKWYTVEAKHGVISLTCIEERLTRADPVVLAFDIETTKLPLKFPDSVIDQIMMISYMIDGQGFLITNREIVSEDINDFEYTPKPEYSGPFMIFNEPDERGVLERFFEHIKEAKPTVIATYNGDFFDWPFVEARASVLGIDMYREIGFRKNSEDIYQSDHCVHMDCFAWVNRDSYLPQGSRGLKAVTVAKLGYDPDELDPELMTPYASERPQTLAEYSVSDAVATYYLYMKYVHPFIFSLCTILPINPDDTLRKGTGTLCEMLLMVQAYQGNIVLPNKHKDPPESFYEGHLLESETYVGGHVESIEAGVFRSDIPVTFNVQPSAIDELLRDLDAALKFSIEVEEKKSMDDVTNYEEVKKQIADKLIDLKERPHRDEVPFIYHLDVASMYPNIMITNRLQPDSMIQESNCAACDFNRPGKSCDRRMPWAWRGEFLPAKRDEYNMIRQAVANERFPGKHKNSPMRSFGDMSIEEQAGIVKKRLQDYSKKIYHKIHDSKTMVREAIICQRENPFYVDTVRSFRDRRYDFKGKQKVWKGKTDALKSSGASAAEVEEAKKMIVLYDSLQLAHKVILNSFYGYVMRKGSRWYSMEMAGVTCLTGARIIQMARELVERIGRPLELDTDGIWCMLPGSFPENFSFTLKNGKKLGISYPCVMLNHLVHGSYTNHQYQTLVDPATFRYDRNSENSIFFEVDGPYRAMILPTSKEEDKNLKKRYAVFNHDGSLAELKGFEVKRRGELKLIKIFQTQIFRFFLEGTNLTETYAAVAKVADRWLDVLYEHGATLADEELIDLISENRSMTKTLEEYGNQKSTSITTARRLAEFLGEQMVKDKGLNCKYIISSKPRNTPVTERAIPVAIFSAEENVKRFFLRKWLKDDPGDMDPRTVIDWDYYLERLGSVVQKLITIPAALQKIRNPVPRVAHPDWLQRRINTKDDRFKQTKMTDMFIKSDKQEKNPLTDISTNILDHRVQHTGDLDEALANSTQKLKPSSETKVSQKRKHPEGLSKTSLDPFATLPAKMPSMADDYVGFLKYQKQKWKIQKQARIRRRQLFGERANAGGDSLSNLFRNQAELLYINTWQILQLSETGRPGIVRAFVLIDRKIHALTVKVPRQIYVNLKQDSLPDVDVPDCEVEKVNHTLPNGHPSVHLFKLTLSEETYLSEAEKIDVLFQHPSVEGVYEKNIPLNIRAVLKLGSICTFDEEQRGVLGEGLDRGFDLSTLCRTTTEQPYLLDSPLAFHYLYHVASGDRQIFALFSSTKNEAHVVILNRTRDVQGLPNLDKIYSELLTRRMQTMEGDPSQTAFEYQEKIHFRTTQVTTRRKAHLEVGDLIKKFKSEETMPAVMVIQSQQRKRLCHDIPILREYPTLPVKPEVSDMDLPPLGWQSFIARRLVTHYLYLSAWIQHLTLLARYGDVPLCNLENDDPRFLIDISYARRLQQNNVVLWWSSNPRPDHAGYEKDDISGPLEKVSMPSVNVPSAYTTVCIELEVRNLAINTILTSSIINEMEGADTLLASSGQSADPNGGGVLYSEKAFASAGAVVLREMVKHWWTEACDGNSMADIMVQHLIRWVESPVSCLYDRSLHHYVRMLSRKSFQRLMAEFRRVGSNVIFASSTRLLLQTSKTEVGNAYAYSQYVLKSIRANPSFHFIDLEIKEYWDYLLWYDEYNYGGKGCQEVVESDEQELETVMHWQLNRTLPTPMQTIFHDWVVEYIELMHGLKRPDTNDSTPRLTQIPIGRPSDEDSQEVSAALAEKFSKPLKKQITGLIRRQRDELLHPELASDYIFPVLPGVLSDPNEEKRNPVLELVKLLMQVLSLSKMTTMETRLLRRELLALFEVREFSKEGRFENPGASLKIPELTCGSCCLIRDLDLCRDEDVLPEPGVDAGKTSTKPWRCPFCQTEYDRLAQEEILIGQIQGYIVGWQTQDLKCSKCGTLKVSDFMEHCSCSGVWVETMDRKEIERKLQVLNSVAKFHGLKLLESVVGEVLAQM